The DNA window tacattgctcaaaaatgaggaaaattttacattttctcaaacagggtaaggaacttggttcctcgaataacttctggcacagacatctgacggtatggccatccaagaagaaaatgtagcccttggtgccatctatcgaccacaagttaaagattggcgattcgttggataccgactgcgttataggcaaaagttggtgcaaaaatgacccttagtaaattttcatttttttgaattttttgattttttcattatttttcactcttttttttatttcaatcattatttgagtgaaaagaaactcattgcaaccaattgggattaaaataaaacaattttattttttttgcaaaatttctcaaaaaaaacgtaaggggtaagccttatgaaattttcgagttgaaatttttttgaattttttttttcgattttttattctttttttagtttaaagcattatttgagtgaaaagaaacatattgcaacaaattcccattaaaatatatcacatttttcaatattgctaaattgttcagaaacagggtaaggaacttggttccctgaataacttctggcacagacatctgacggtatggccatccaagaagaaaatgtagcccttggtgccatctatcgaccacaagttaaagattggcgatccgttggataccgactgagttataggcaaaagttggtgcaaaaatgagaaaatttttacattttcccaaacagggtaaggaacttggttcctagaataacttctggcacagagatctgagggcatggccgtccaagaagaaaatgtagccattgatgccatctatcgaccacaggttaaagattggcgattcgttggataccgaccgagttataggcaaaatttggtgcaaaaatgacccttagtaaattttcatttttttgaattttttgattttttcattattttccactcttttttttatttcaatcattattagagtgaaaagaaactcattgcaaccaattgggattaaaataaaacaatttaaatttttttgcaaaatttcccaaaaaaatcgtaaggggtaagccttatgaaattttcgagtgaaaaatttttttgaaatttttttctgattttttattctttttttaatttaaagcactatttaagtgaaaagaaacttattgcaacaaattcccatcaaaatatatcacatttaaattttttgctacattgctcaaaaatgaagaaaattttacattttctcaaacagggtaaggaacttggttcctcgaataacttctggcacagacatctgagggcatggccgtccaagaagaaaatgtagcccttggtgccatctatcgaccacaggttaaagtttggcgatccgttggataccgaccgagttataggcaaagcttgGTTCAAAAacgagccttatgaaattttcaaattattagatttttgttttaaacgggGTTTTTAACGTATTTAGTTTGCGCCCATCTTATACTTAACACCGCATACAAGAACGTGTGGTATGCACAACATTTGATATTgccatgaaaaatgaattggGGCATGCATTTATGGCTTCTTGACCAATATTAAGATAAATCTGTTATTTTCGATAGGACTCATGAAAAATCGACAGTTTCAGGATGCTCGTCTGAGAATCGGTAGTTCTGGTCACACTGCTTATGgccggaatcgttgcacctactgaacctattGAACCTACTTCGATCCGAGTCGGGTGCGGGTCGCTTAGCGTAAGGGGTCTCCAAAGTACGGCCCTTCCGAGAGTTCCCGAGATTGGCCCTCAGCTGTGGTTATTCCACTCAAACCAGATcgccatctaaaaagtttgaagGTCCCTGGCTTAGCGGATGGCACCGATCCGGCTGGTTTGGGTCGACCCGCCCATCACTAGTTGAAAGTAAATAGTGGAAGCGTTGTTCATGAGTCATAGGGGACGTACACATGAAGGCTTATGAGGCGTAAACAAAAGTCGAAGTcatacaaattttcaaaaaaaaatggatcctGCCCTGGACGCGTCCACAAATCACGAAGCGAAAGAGGATTGGGAAAATATACCTACGACCTTTGCAGCAGTGACAAAGGATTCGGAAATTATATCTGCGATCAtagagggtttgtttcggctttctACGATGTTACTTTTGGACGTGGGCGTCAGTTGAATTGCAATAACAAAAGAAGCGTTCttcacgttttgtttgtttctagatacacactcacgcacacacacgcacactgtaATACACCCCCGGACCACACGCGCAACGCAACACCGAATGTCATCATACATCCCCTTCCGATCGGCGTCATCGGCTTACTCGCACGTGGTAAAAGTGGTCACAAACCGTATCATGTACATATGTACGCATCGGCATGACGCAACAAACCATAAGATTGTGCATAGTATATAGAAATTGTCCGTATCGCCGCCCAACAGACGATTGCATCTCTTCGTCGCAAGTGCCGGTGATCAACAACAGCTCGCAAACACACATCAGCTAGGCCTGACAACATCGCGGGAACTGCGATAAGGCACGGTGCCTGACgtttcgtcgtcgtcgtcgtcggctGACCGCGTTATCAATCACACATTGTGTTTGCGTTCATGCTCAACGACGAAACGGCTGTCCCAGGGACCTAGTGGTCAACAGATTTGGCCATTACGGGGTATTAGTGTTTAATTATCTCGATGTTAGCAACAGGTTCCAGGCGTTGCGGTACAGTGCTCCAGTGGTGAAGAGCTATCGAACGTGTTCCGATTGGTGAAGGAGTGCGTACtatcgcaaacaaaaaacacacgttCAACTGCCTCTAATTGATGTCTCTAAAACCGCGTAAGGTGTAGCTGCCTGTCGGTTTTGGATTCCCTTTTAGACGAGTGGTTTATTGTTTATATTGCTattattagttttttaaaatatatttccaaaAACGTACCGGCCGGACCCGTAACAATGCACAGCAAAGGTGAaacaaacagtttgaaaaCTGGAGTAATTGATTTCACTGCCGGATGTGTAGGTTagtaatgtgtgtgtgtgcctgggAAACCCTCCACCGGGGATGTGTTCTTGCACTTTATCACTTTCTTTTGCTCTTCTGCCCGCAGGTGGTGTCGCGCTCGTATATGTCAGCCAGCCGATGGATACGGTTAAGGTGAAGATGCAAACCTTCCCCGAACTGTACAAAGGTCTAGTCAACTGCACCGTGCTAACGTTCAAGCGGGACGGTATCGTGCGCGGCCTGTACGCCGGTACACTACCCGCCGTCGTTGCTAATGTGGCAGAAAATTCAGTATTATTTGCTGCGTACGGTGCATGCCAGCGGGCGGTTGGCACCGTCATGCACAAACCATCGATAGCGGAGCTGTCCACGCTCGAAAATGCGACCGCTGGTTTTTTGGCCGCATTTTTCTCCTCCTTTACGCTGTGCCCGACCGAGCTCATTAAGTGTAAGTTGCAGGCGTTGCGCGAAACCGCCGGCACGGATGGTAAGCGCCGGCCGACCATATCATCATACGCGCTCGCCAGTCAAATACTACGCACGGAAGGGATCGCGGGCATGTTCCGTGGGCTAACGTCCACGTTTGCGCGTGAAATGCCCGGttacttctttttctttggcGGGTATGAGCATACGCGCGAGTTTTTTACCCGCCCGGGACAGTCGAAGGACGATATTGGGCCGCTGCGTACGATGGTGGCCGGTGCGGTCGGTGGTGTCGCCCTGTGGACCGTCATCTTTCCGGCGGATGTGATCAAGAGCCGCATCCAGGTGCACAGTATGCGGGCGAGCATGACGCAGGTCGGGTTGGACATTTTCCGCAAGGAGGGTGTGCTGGCATTCTACAACGGGCTGTTGCCCACGATCGTGCGAACCATTCCTGCCACGGCCGTACTGTTCGTAGCGTACGAGTATACAAAGAAAGCGTTAACGAAGCTGTTAGAGTAGGATTAATGGGTGCCTGTGTACCACGTTTCACACCTTCAAATAAGAATAGATCGTACGTAAGagattttgctttgtttggtttttatttttttacgaacATGAACGTTTATTTAATCATCTCTATCTTACGTGCTTTGTGCAGGAACGGTGACAGTTTCGTCTCGAGATACTTTCGCATGTCGTCCCGAGAGTAGACCGGCCACTCGTACCACGGTATCTGTTTAAAGAAAGTGTTTGGAGAAGATAACAttgtgagtgagtgagaaGGAGTGTCCATCCTAATGCAGTTGATGGGTATAAATCTTACCTCAATCGTGTCatagtttaattttcttaactgTGCCAGCTTCATCGCGTACCCACCGGTACGCCGTCTATCGTTGCGTATATAACAATTCCACGAGCCAACAACGATTGCAACGAGTTTTAGGTTTTTATCACAGCTACGTTCTCCCAAAATATTTTCCCGTTGCATTATTATGTGCGTATTGGGCACATCAATTTCGCTGTTTTCACCCAGCGCTACCACCTGCCGTGTCCGTTCATTGAAGCAGAACAATATATCAGGCCGTTGATAATGTGGCAACAGGTGCATTACTTGACACGGTACCTTCGATAACGTGGCAAAGGTTGCCTGAATATCCAACAGCATACGATCAGATTTGGTTAGCTTGTACTTAGGATTCGGTAAGTAATCTTGCGTAAGCTTACACACCAACCGGAATGCGGGGTCCGGAAATCGATTCCCACCGTACGCTGCTTCCGCTAGATTAATGGCGATAAATGCATCCAGTCCAACAGTTTCCCGGCCAGCACCGCCAATATTTCTACTGTACGCTAGCTGCAGGAATCGGCGATCGAACACACCCGAAATGAACGTCGTGTCGTAGATGTTCCGAAGTGAAAGGAAATGCAACAGCGATACGTAACATTTCGGGTACTGTACAATTTCCGCCACACGGTTCGGCATATCCGCCAGTATCGTTCGCAGCAGTACCATTTCACGACCTTCCTTTAATGTAATATTACCGTGCGCTAGCACGAACGCAATCCGTTCCGCATCCTTCAGGCGTAGTTTGTCAATGTGGGCGAGAAACTTATCCACGATCAGCTCGAGCGTGCCCCGATGGCAGATGTGTACATCGCTGCCCAGCAACGCCACATGAAGACAGCCTAATAACGAAAGTCTCGATATTTCAGGCACAAGCGCATCTAGCAGATTCTGCATCGATGTGACGTTCGGTATTCGAGACGAATATCGCAAAAGCTTCAGTATCGCTGTCAAAGCAATGTCTTCAACCGTAGGCAGATGGGCGATTAATTTGCCGTAAATCTTCTCCAGCAGCTCACTATTTCGGATCGGTGTTTCTGTCTTAAAAAATCCCATACACAATATCGCTATATTGTCGATCGTGAAAGCGTCaaagttttgttgaaaatttgtttcgaTATCCATCATATTTTCCACCGGCACACGCGTTAAGTTAATATAGAAAACCGTTTTCAACAACTGTTCGGGCGGTAGTTTGCGCAAACGATTACTTATCTTCCAGATTGCTTTGTACACGAACTTGCCCTGCTTTACTAGCCGCAGCGGGTACCACTGGTCCGCAAAATGTAGCAGCTGTTCCACGTTCCAGCTAGCCACACGCTCCAAACACTCGCTGTCCAGTGTGGTCCACAGTATGAGATAGTTGGGTTCGTAAATGGATTTAATCTCCTCCAGTGCGGCAAGCGTTTCCAGTGCCTGGGATAGCTGTGTGTCGCTAAATGTCGGTACGAGTTTCACGAACGTTTTGATAAATTCGGTAAACCGAACATCTTCCAGCGGTGATGCACCATCGCTAGTGGATCCCATCGAAGCAACGATGTGCTTCAGAAGCAGTAATACCTTTTCCGGATCATCATTGCACCAACTATCGTGTGTTTGCAAGATATTGTCCATATCCACGGGCATAAGGTGCGTCTTGACCGGTACCTCCATGCTTCGTTTGAGTAAAACAGCGCTAGCGTAATCATTCTCGGAATCAACAAACTTCTTTACTGCGACGTACCTGGTAATATGTACCCGTTTAAAGCAAGATTGTGTGATTGTGCGGCGCAATATTGTGGAAAGACATTGCGATGGTTTTAACATGGTTACGATTTGCTATTAGAACAGTAGCGCCGGGTAggatttgttattgttttgaacATGAGCACAGCATGAGTGACGTTTCGTTTGACAGCATGAGTTTGACAGTTGGTGAGTTACCTTCAAACAGATTATACCAGAATGGTACGGTGGCTTGCTTTATACCATGCTGCTTGTGAACACCTGTGAACGTTTACATTTTGGCGGTTAAAAACAAACGCCATTAGTTACGACCACGTGCGTTTTACTAACACGAAGCAATGAATATCTTTATTGTACTGTTTTGTTATGATGTAATAAAAACAGTTATTTCGTactgtaataaaaaaagatttctttcGATTGCATAGAAGCAATAATTGTGATAAATCACTAACTTAATTAACGCTTCGCATAAAGCTGTGTTTTCAATTACTCtctcgtttttatttcttagaAAGTACTCTAATTTTGCATGAGCattaaagaatattaaatgtttgcattttttttttgttttcattgtgTAATGCTGCTCTGAAACGATGGATTGGCTAGTACTGTGTTATAGGTGTTTACATATGAGAGTCAAGCATATGCTACAGAATGGTCACCGCCATGGTTGGCCagcgtgctgctgctgttactgCCACTAGGTGACGGCTAAGTCTCGGCGTACCGCTTTAGTGGCTgcctcaaaaacaaaaaaacgccgcAGCACTAGCATATGCTCATGGCAGCCTATCCCTATTCAGTGCAAGTATAAGGAGCGTACACGTACACAGGGCGCGATGACACGAGGCGACTACATCTCGTTGACTGGTGCAAAAATTCCGAGCGATATATGCATGCAAACGCAAGCGATTAGGGCAGCAACAGCGCCAGAAAGCGATCGCTGATTGTCCACTGCGTTTCGGCTGTTTTGCTTGATTTCTGCAAACCAAAATGTAACTAACGCCTTTCGAAATCATGCCGCTGAGCACGTCACGAGTGAGACAAAACTGGGAAGTATGACTCGTTTTATTTACAGCCTTACAATAATGTCTAatcgaacaaaaaccaaaatgagTTTGTTGTCTCACAGCTGAGCTAATGACGAAAAATTCAAGAAAATGCTAATGCAGTTTGCTAGAGCTAACAATTTACACCAATAAAAACGGTATTGCTACCAATATATGAGCAATCCAGTCCAGCTCAATGCAAAAAAGGCAATCGAAAAAATCTACTAACTGCACTCCAAAAGAAGCATAGCAAATATAGCTGTTAAagcatgaataaaattgccaaaaagaataaaaaaaaacgtagcaTAACCAgtcaaaatgatttaaattgttcGTATATCGCCTGCGACCGTCTGTGTGGTAGCGTGTGTGTAGAGCATCGTTGAACAAGGGGTAACTAAGTATAGTAGATTTGCTTTGCTTATCCATCTCACTAAAAACTTCGAAATCTATACACGCGTAAATTATACCCTCCTGTATGAAATCGTTCAAATAATGCATGAGttatttttcttgtgtttttttttgctgtagtaaccatgttttttttccttcttgtttAGTTTGTTCATTTTCGGTTTTTACTGCTTCGCGTTCATttcgcgtttgtttgttttttttcttctgttttctctCTAATCGTCATTATGCATATACTACTAATTGTACgctaaaattgtttcatttgtttctctAACtagatttgattgattttattcagAAGTATCATCTTGTTGCTGTTTatcccctctctctctttttcttttcctcaccTCATTTAATGATCTAGAATTATTTTGATCTACTAAATTGTAATAGGTTAACGCAATTGCCTTCAACTTAAAGTCACTGTAAGCTTATCGTTATATACCattgttacttttttgtttgtgtgtgtgtgtttgttttcttcgtttatATACTTTCTTATTAGTCTGTTTGTGTGGACATGTTTTACATTCCATCTTACACATTTAACACATCTTAACTGTACCATAGTTTATTCACAACTGATACTAAATAacgcttttttgggggggggaggggggatgGGGGTCATGGAAAACGTGGTTGGAATCTCAGACCGAACCGTACCAAGTTTATATTACAATTTTGCTTCCGTTTTTGTTCAGTGTTTGCAGGTCGgattacatttttcttcgatttgttgttttttttttgcttctcttttttgttaattatttgTGTCGAACATTTCTTctagttatgtttttttttgttgttgtgttgtgtttttagaTTAAAGTTACAATCTTCTCAACATCCTGGTATGCATTAgggtgcatattttttttctttttctttttttgtttgttttgctcactATTTTCGTATTATGATTACCCACGATGGGATGAAAATCGTAAATGGAACcatggtaaaacaaaacatctaaATAGTTTTGCAGTAGTAGAACGGAAACGACTAGGCATTACGGATACGTAAATAAAGTTGTCTTATAGTAAAGTACTAAGATGCCTGGTGCCTAGTGCCATTGCAATACCAATACATCCATTGCAGCGGAACCATTGTCTTAAACGTTGATAACTAAACTACTCCACTATGGCGCAAAAATGACTGTAACTACGCTGTTCGTTGCGGTCGGGGCCTCGTTTAATTGttgatttagtttttcttttactttttttctggaAGACCACATTTGGCTTGGCGGTCTCTTCCCCCTGTTTTCGGCTGGAATTGGGCCGACTGAGTGGTTAGCAGTGTTTTGCACCAAATCGAACTTCACTGCTGTGGCACTCCTGCGGTACGTCGTTCGGCATCGTCCGCCACACCCACTCATCTGCATTGGGCTGCACGGTGGTATGTGTGCGGGGACACTGCATGGGAGTGTTTATGATATGAATAAAAGCGACGGGCCCCCCAAGTAATATAGAGTATATAGTGCTACTGAGTAACTGTGTGGTCTTGCCATTATGTGGGTGCTGAAAAGAGGAATGTGCTTTTACGAAGCAAAAACCCACGATACGGAACATAGCTAACAACCAAGCACATGATTATCACATGGTCACACGGACTTGTAAGTAAGAATCGGCAGTAATGGTACACAAGGAGTGGTGGAGGAGGGGAAGAGGGAGTGGAGAAGGTAGTAGGCGGGAGAAAGGAGCGATATATGCAAACAGCCTTAATAACCGAGACAAACAAGCTACTAAAAGTCTCACAACGAAGCAAAGTTGCatcgtttttccatttttgtctAGCGGATTGCATACCTCACCGGCGCTACAAATTGTTCATGGAACGAACAACATTACTACCATTACGAgcgcttgtgtttttttaaaagcttgGTCGTCTCTGTTAACCAGGGTGGGGTGAAAGGCATTGGGCTATACAGGACAGTCGGTACCCTAAGCTAATGGTTCACAGACATTCTGCTACAATTCGGCAGATCGGCAAGAAATGAGCGGCACCACAAATTTTGAAGTGCTTGTCGGTGTGTAAGCGCCTACtattatgcttttttgttgtttttcctcgAAGTGCGTTTCTGGATTGCGCCTAGCGCGGAAGCGGAACAAGGTATTATTACATGGCTAACCATTTTGGTTATTTTGCAGCTAATAAAGGTGAGATTCTGTGTACGTGCTAGTTGGGTTCGGATGGCGAGGTGGTAGGAAGAAGGATGGATAAATACGTTTGTACAATTTAAGTTCGATGGTTTGGATTGGTTGCTCTGTGCGCGTCCTGCGCTCGGCCGAACCGACACCTGATCGTGGTGGCAATGCCGGGTTGGACGACTacagtgaaacaaaatcattactACCGACAACGAACAGACCCCGCTGGGATGCCGCCTCCTGCACACCGTCATGCGTATCGGTCAGTGGTCCTGCCAGTGCGCCCATCGCGGCCATCGGTGCACCGGCCCCGGTTGATGAGGACGAGGATGATTCCAGCTGTTCATCGAGCCGGGTCCCATCGTCCATTGCTGGATGGTCGTCCTGCTCGACGATGGTTTCGATTTCCTGCTGTTTGATGACGAACGCGGCGACGCCGGTCGGTCCGGCCGTCGACTTCAGCTCGTCCGGCAGCGACAGCGTCGAGTTACCGCTCGCCGTGTACCGGCGGCCCATATTGTCGTACTTCAGGCAGGCCAATGGTTTCTCACACTTTATGCTGTTCGCCATGGTGGCGAGATCACCGCCGACACCGGTTAGCGTGCGTGACGCACCGGCATACTTGGACGTGGCCGGACCGGCAAACGTGGACGTACTGGTCGCTTTCATCACCTTGCTGCATTCGGCACACATGGACGGCACCGGCGACGCCGACATCTCGCACCCGGAGTCATCGCGCAGTGAGGTCGTCGCGTAATTGACAATGCCTTCCGTGAGTGGAATTTCCGTTGCCAGCAGGCTCGGCGTACAGGACAGCGGTGATCCAGCAGACGGCGGTGCACCGACGGTCGTCTTACCGCCCGCCATCAACCCTGGACCCCCGACCGCCATCACCTGGGCGGTGCCGGTACTCGAGCTCGAACCGGAACTGTGACCGGACGTGATGGAACAGCGTGGACCACCACCGACCGTAGCCGTTTTGCGTGGCAGCGTCGCATACGATGTAACGCTTACGGGCGAAATCTTTGGTGGTCCCTTCTGGTGGCGATTCGGTATATTGAGCAGATCTGGATACATGTTAACCTCCGCCCCTTCGAGCGGATCCTGCGTCACCGAGACGGAGATGTAGATGTTGCTGATCGTCGGATTCGATATCATCTGCGTGCAGAACTCGGGCGGTGGCGGAAACACGCCCACATTCAACGGGTACTCCTCGCGCTTGGACGTTGCGATCGACTCGATCGTGATCTGCACCGGCTCCATCGCAATGGTCGAATCCGTCTTGGTCGATGGCGTCACGACATCGCTCGCACTAAACTCCTGCCGTTCGTTGGTGGTAATGCTAAGGTCTAGCAGCTTCTTCTCCTGATCGTTGAAGCTAACGCTATTCTTGATGGTTTTCCGTCGGCGGCGCATACGCAGCTTGCGCTTCACCAAACACACCACCACCGACAGTGACAGCAGCCCAAAGATTGTGCCGAAAATACCCAGAATTAGCCCAAAGTACCAGAACGTTTCCGGCGTTTTGATAATCACGCGCTCCACCACCTCCGGCAGTACCAGGCTAAAGTTTTTGCTCGCCAGCCCAATCCGGTTCAGTGCGGTGCAGGTGTAGAAACCGGAGTCATTGTTCGTCACGTTCAGGATCGTTAGGTTGCTCCAGATTGTTACACTGCCATCGAACGCAACGTGCCGCTCCGTCTCGATGATTGCATTGTCCTGATCGACGTCCTTCCCATTCACGTCCCATCGGACGTTCGGTTCCGGATCACCCGACACCATACACTTGTACGTGATGTTCGTGCCAAGGTCCTCAATTTCATACTCGTCGCGAAATATCTCCACCATCGGCATGCAACCAAACTGCTCCGTCTCGAGATACTCCCAGGACAGGCCCTTGAGCGCGAACGGTCGCTGACAGATAAGACTACGCCGGTTCAGCGAGCTGTTGAGATACCAGTTGCGAAAGTCACGCAAATGGCAGTCACAGTTCCACCAGTTCTCCTCCAGTATCAGTGTTTTCAGATTCTTCATGTGATTGAACACATGGTGCGGTAGGCTTTCGAGCCGATTCTTCGACAGATCAAGAAACTCGAGCAAATCGAGATTGGAAAATGCTGTCTCCGCCACGTACCGCAGCTGGCAGCTGTGCAGATCGATGTTGCGCAGGTACGGCAACACCGGGAACTGTTCCGCCACCAGCATCTTGATCGGATTATCGTACAGGTTGATGATGCGCAACCGATTATTCCCAGCGAACGTTTGCTTGTCGAGCGTTTCAATCTCGTTCTCACTCAGATCGACCTCGACCAGTATCTTCAAGTTCTTGAACGCCTCCCGATGCAGATATTTAACG is part of the Anopheles funestus chromosome X, idAnoFuneDA-416_04, whole genome shotgun sequence genome and encodes:
- the LOC125767711 gene encoding mitochondrial ornithine transporter 1 encodes the protein MHSKGETNSLKTGVIDFTAGCVGGVALVYVSQPMDTVKVKMQTFPELYKGLVNCTVLTFKRDGIVRGLYAGTLPAVVANVAENSVLFAAYGACQRAVGTVMHKPSIAELSTLENATAGFLAAFFSSFTLCPTELIKCKLQALRETAGTDGKRRPTISSYALASQILRTEGIAGMFRGLTSTFAREMPGYFFFFGGYEHTREFFTRPGQSKDDIGPLRTMVAGAVGGVALWTVIFPADVIKSRIQVHSMRASMTQVGLDIFRKEGVLAFYNGLLPTIVRTIPATAVLFVAYEYTKKALTKLLE
- the LOC125767668 gene encoding uncharacterized protein LOC125767668 → MLKPSQCLSTILRRTITQSCFKRVHITRYVAVKKFVDSENDYASAVLLKRSMEVPVKTHLMPVDMDNILQTHDSWCNDDPEKVLLLLKHIVASMGSTSDGASPLEDVRFTEFIKTFVKLVPTFSDTQLSQALETLAALEEIKSIYEPNYLILWTTLDSECLERVASWNVEQLLHFADQWYPLRLVKQGKFVYKAIWKISNRLRKLPPEQLLKTVFYINLTRVPVENMMDIETNFQQNFDAFTIDNIAILCMGFFKTETPIRNSELLEKIYGKLIAHLPTVEDIALTAILKLLRYSSRIPNVTSMQNLLDALVPEISRLSLLGCLHVALLGSDVHICHRGTLELIVDKFLAHIDKLRLKDAERIAFVLAHGNITLKEGREMVLLRTILADMPNRVAEIVQYPKCYVSLLHFLSLRNIYDTTFISGVFDRRFLQLAYSRNIGGAGRETVGLDAFIAINLAEAAYGGNRFPDPAFRLVCKLTQDYLPNPKYKLTKSDRMLLDIQATFATLSKVPCQVMHLLPHYQRPDILFCFNERTRQVVALGENSEIDVPNTHIIMQRENILGERSCDKNLKLVAIVVGSWNCYIRNDRRRTGGYAMKLAQLRKLNYDTIEIPWYEWPVYSRDDMRKYLETKLSPFLHKARKIEMIK
- the LOC125767645 gene encoding uncharacterized protein LOC125767645 — encoded protein: MVLVQRAKPLKMIQLYFTVLFCLLSSALCADWSASCPLNCSCKWSNGKKSAICNGADFTAVPSNLSTEIQVLVLNDNNIPYLNREEFTSLGLVNLQKIHLKHSHVKYLHREAFKNLKILVEVDLSENEIETLDKQTFAGNNRLRIINLYDNPIKMLVAEQFPVLPYLRNIDLHSCQLRYVAETAFSNLDLLEFLDLSKNRLESLPHHVFNHMKNLKTLILEENWWNCDCHLRDFRNWYLNSSLNRRSLICQRPFALKGLSWEYLETEQFGCMPMVEIFRDEYEIEDLGTNITYKCMVSGDPEPNVRWDVNGKDVDQDNAIIETERHVAFDGSVTIWSNLTILNVTNNDSGFYTCTALNRIGLASKNFSLVLPEVVERVIIKTPETFWYFGLILGIFGTIFGLLSLSVVVCLVKRKLRMRRRRKTIKNSVSFNDQEKKLLDLSITTNERQEFSASDVVTPSTKTDSTIAMEPVQITIESIATSKREEYPLNVGVFPPPPEFCTQMISNPTISNIYISVSVTQDPLEGAEVNMYPDLLNIPNRHQKGPPKISPVSVTSYATLPRKTATVGGGPRCSITSGHSSGSSSSTGTAQVMAVGGPGLMAGGKTTVGAPPSAGSPLSCTPSLLATEIPLTEGIVNYATTSLRDDSGCEMSASPVPSMCAECSKVMKATSTSTFAGPATSKYAGASRTLTGVGGDLATMANSIKCEKPLACLKYDNMGRRYTASGNSTLSLPDELKSTAGPTGVAAFVIKQQEIETIVEQDDHPAMDDGTRLDEQLESSSSSSTGAGAPMAAMGALAGPLTDTHDGVQEAASQRGLFVVGSNDFVSL